The Dendropsophus ebraccatus isolate aDenEbr1 chromosome 10, aDenEbr1.pat, whole genome shotgun sequence genome has a segment encoding these proteins:
- the ZC3H4 gene encoding zinc finger CCCH domain-containing protein 4 isoform X2 produces the protein MNPPPQHQTMKVNTTSSSSPPKGRVTRESVEDGELEEGELEDDGGEEVSHDTSEPPAPKEKEEKHEKHHSESDEEKSHRKMKRKRRKEKEKRRSKKKRKSKHKRHASSSEDYSDYSDDSDFSPSEKSHRKYREYSPSYPPPHQQYSPHNAPPPKKSYHNMDSKSYGMYDDYENDQYGEYEDDEGNDMGKEDYDDFAKELNQYRRAKEGSHRGRGMRGRVKLIRGRGRGMIRGRGGYRGRGGRGRGYPGEEHQDDEEMYDEEMEYGDEEMMGDEDYDDYSKELNQYRKSKEGRGRGFFRPRGWGLRGRGYKGYRGRGRGKGNDEDDYYEEDGDGGMYRNDYDKSYHRQDKKGKVICKYFIEGRCTWGEHCNFSHDVEVPRRRGLCKFYMTGYCARADSCPYMHDDFPCKLYHTTGNCVNGDECMFSHDPLTDETQELLDKILAEDAEAGAEDEKDVEELKKQGINPLPKPPPGVGLLPTPSGPAGSSGPCEPLSPTSVTPNAPMSSSGGSNCAPLPGGPIPGGPISGGPVSDIQMPGSPLSGSSMQGACGPMPEDPMLEDQVLGGPMPSGGPMLGDPMPGMPVHGDPMLGGPMHPMHIGPGEPLSPEEPMPPYPGGPMHPYQGGPIPPMPVGPGGPVMPPLPDGPGGVMLGSPGSGGPPLDLMPDSPGSDSQMCQRKIPSLFEIVVRPTAHLAHKLGVRPPVPPGGPPGPPPGPPPGPRFPGPIGPQGPMHLEMGMEEGPPMIPYGPEEGSEMIAEGPPPPDFYGEYYQDPNMEIGPNMMGDTGVFEEFGGIQEDPRQYHEQPPEQGSESSEASSTFKTSIPDFLPSAQRALFLRIQQKQQEEERAKRLTGSSLQEKDNEEGDTGNWYSSDEEEGGSSVTSILKTLRQQSSNRSTQQPPAREAGSGGPIDPRLQKSQASSRPTDPRLSRDPRLSRNTDSTPAEAGPTDPRMARHPPQSKQDSPIGKVALEEDETERFLREKTVNIPLDPLPGQTLRDPRSQLQQFSHIKKDISLSKPSFARTVLWSSEDLIPLPIPKQEFIPVPAALQAVPVLDPRLNRPATHDPRQRAPAPEAPAPNSSLPDFELLSRILKTVNAAAVTPSPAPAPVEKPSDPRTRKPPADPRLQKSTEPPPRPPEPSQPLPVIPPTESTPTIAPYDPRLLTAGGSGKPSGQSNVLSNISLYDPRAGSKTTTEAAPSETASKGPENKTASKSKEPLFVRKSALDQPEADKPNSEPATDRYNSYNRPRPKTQTASETGQPAVHNLPVPPVYGLVKQATKSGSGSPFAGNSPTQESEQDAGSLKDVFKGFDPTASPFCQ, from the exons ATGAATCCTCCTCCCCAACATCAAACCATGAAAGTGAACAcaacctcctcttcctccccgccGAAAGGTCGAGTAACAAGAGAGTCTGT GGAGGATGGTGAGTTGGAGGAGGGTGAGCTTGAAGACGATGGAGGCGAAGAAGTTAGCCATGATACCTCAGAGCCTCCGGCTCCAAAGGAAAAGGAGGAAAAGCATGAGAAGCATCACAGTGAATCTGATGAGGAGAAGTCGCACCGCAAAATGAAAAGGAAACGCAGAAAGGAGAAAGAGAAGCGAAGAtcaaagaagaaaagaaagtcCAAGCACAAG CGTCATGCATCATCCAGTGAAGACTATTCTGACTATAGTGATGACTCAGACTTTAGCCCTAGTGAAAAGAGTCACCGCAAATACAGAGAATACAGCCCGTCATACCCTCCG ccACATCAGCAGTACTCGCCACATAATGCCCCACCTCCGAAAAAGAGCTACCACAACATGGATAGCAAGAGCTATGGCATGTATGATGACTATGAAAACGACCAGTATGGGGAATATGAAGATGACGAAGGGAATGATATGGGTAAAGAAGATTATGATGATTTTGCCAAGGAGCTGAACCAGTATCGCAGGGCCAAAGAAGGCAGCCATCGTGGTAGAG gaATGAGAGGAAGGGTAAAGTTGATACGAGGTCGGGGAAGAGGGATGATTCGTGGAAGAGGAGGctatagaggaagaggaggtcgaGGGAGAGGCTACCCAGGAGAGGAACACCAAgatgatgaggagatgtatgATGAAGAGATGGAG TATGGTGATGAGGAGATGATGGGCGATGAAGACTATGATGACTACTCAAAAGAGCTGAACCAATATCGCAAGTCCAAGGAAGGCAGAGGTAGAG GCTTTTTTAGGCCGCGAGGTTGGGGACTACGCGGGCGAGGATATAAAGGATATAGAGGGAGAGGTAGAGGAAAAGGAAATGATGAAGATGACTACTATGAGGAAGACGGA GATGGAGGAATGTACAGAAACGACTATGATAAGTCGTACCATCGACAAGACAAGAAAGGGAAAGTCATCTGTAAATACTTTATAGAGGGCAGGTGTACCTGG GGGGAGCATTGTAATTTCAGCCATGATGTGGAAGTACCAAGACGTCGTGGACTTTGCAAGTTTTACATGACGGGTTACTGTGCCCGAGCAGACAGCTGTCCCTACATGCACGAT GACTTCCCTTGTAAGCTCTATCACACGACAGGCAATTGTGTTAATGGCGATGAGTGCATGTTCTCTCATGATCCGCTGACAGATGAAACACAGGAGTTGCTTGATAAG ATACTGGCTGAAGATGCAGAAGCTGGTGCAGAGGATGAGAAGGATGTGGAGGAGCTGAAGAAGCAGGGAATAAACCCTTTACCTAAACCACCCCCTGGAGTTGGACTCCTTCCTACACCTTCTGGTCCAGCAGGATCCTCTGGGCCTTGTGAGCCACTGTCCCCAACATCTGTTACACCTAATGCACCCATGTCATCCTCTGGCGGTTCTAACTGTGCCCCCCTTCCTGGTGGCCCTATACCAGGTGGGCCAATTTCTGGAGGGCCAGTTTCGGATATCCAGATGCCTGGAAGTCCTTTGTCTGGGAGCAGTATGCAGGGAGCGTGTGGGCCGATGCCTGAAGACCCAATGCTGGAAGATCAAGTACTGGGTGGTCCTATGCCTAGTGGTGGACCGATGCTTGGTGATCCTATGCCTGGCATGCCAGTTCATGGAGATCCTATGCTAGGAGGCCCAATGCACCCAATGCATATTGGGCCTGGTGAACCCTTATCACCAGAAGAACCAATGCCCCCATATCCAGGAGGCCCCATGCATCCATACCAGGGGGGTCCCATACCACCAATGCCAGTTGGACCAGGAGGTCCAGTCATGCCCCCATTGCCAGACGGACCTGGGGGAGTAATGCTTGGAAGCCCAGGATCTGGAGGCCCACCATTGGATTTAATGCCAGATAGTCCAGGGTCCGATTCCCAGATGTGCCAAAGAAAAATACCTTCATTGTTTGAAATAGTGGTTCGTCCCACTGCTCACTTGGCTCACAAGCTAGGTGTTAG acCACCTGTCCCACCAGGCGGGCCTCCGGGGCCACCTCCAGGGCCACCTCCAGGGCCAAGATTTCCAGGGCCAATTGGTCCTCAAGGCCCCATGCATCTTGAAATGGGTATGGAGGAGGGTCCCCCTATGATACCTTATGGACCCGAAGAGGGCTCTGAAATGATAGCTGAGGGTCCTCCTCCCCCAGACTTCTATGGTGAATATTATCAAGACCCCAATATGGAGATTGGCCCTAATATGATGGGCGACACAG GTGTCTTTGAGGAATTTGGTGGGATACAGGAAGACCCCCGACAGTACCACGAACAACCTCCAGAACAAGGGTCAGAGAGTAGTGAAGCATCATCCACTTTTAAGACAAGTATCCCTGACTTTTTGCCTTCTGCCCAGCGTGCTTTGTTCCTGCGGATCCAACAGAAGCAGCAAGAAGAAGAACGAGCAAAAAGGTTGACTGGAAGCTCCCTGCAAGAAAAGGACAATGAAGAAG GTGATACTGGTAACTGGTACTCCAGCGATGAGGAAGAAGGCGGCAGCAGTGTGACCTCAATACTTAAGACATTGCGGCAACAGTCTTCTAACCGCTCGACTCAGCAGCCTCCTGCAAGAGAAGCAGGCTCTGGAGGTCCTATTGATCCCCGTCTGCAGAAAAGTCAGGCAAGCAGTCGTCCCACAGACCCACGGTTGTCTCGTGATCCTCGGCTTTCACGAAATACAGACTCCACCCCAGCTGAGGCAGGACCCACTGACCCAAGGATGGCCAGACATCCACCCCAGTCCAAACAGGACTCTCCAATCGGTAAAGTGGCCTTAGAAGAAGACGAAACCGAGAGATTTCTGCGTGAAAAAACTGTTAATATACCTTTAGACCCTCTCCCTGGGCAGACATTGAGAGACCCCCGCTCCCAGTTGCAGCAATTCAGCCACATCAAAAAAGACATAAGTTTGAGCAAACCAAGTTTTGCCAGGACTGTTTTGTGGAGTTCTGAAGACCTCATCCCGCTGCCCATTCCCAAGCAAGAGTTCATTCCTGTGCCGGCTGCACTACAGGCTGTGCCAGTTCTTGATCCTCGACTTAACCGTCCAGCCACTCATGACCCACGTCAGCGGGCACCTGCCCCTGAGGCACCAGCCCCTAATTCTAGCCTCCCTGATTTTGAACTCTTATCAAGGATTTTGAAGACTGTCAATGCTGCTGCTGTGACCCCTAGTCCTGCACCAGCACCTGTTGAGAAACCCAGTGACCCCCGAACTCGTAAACCACCTGCTGACCCGAGGCTGCAAAAATCGACAGAGCCTCCTCCGAGACCACCTGAGCCAAGCCAGCCCCTTCCAGTTATACCTCCTACTGAAAGCACACCGACAATTGCCCCCTATGATCCCCGTCTGCTCACTGCAGGTGGTTCGGGCAAGCCTAGTGGTCAAAGTAATGTTCTGAGCAACATTAGCTTGTATGACCCCAGGGCAGGAAGTAAGACCACAACCGAGGCTGCCCCTAGTGAAACGGCATCTAAGGGACCAGAGAACAAAACTGCCAGTAAATCAAAGGAGCCACTGTTTGTGCGGAAATCCGCTCTGGACCAGCCAGAAGCTGACAAACCGAACTCAGAGCCTGCCACGGACCGATACAACAGCTACAACAGGCCACGTCCTAAGACCCAAACCGCTTCTGAGACCGGCCAGCCCGCTGTCCACAACCTCCCTGTACCGCCTGTCTACGGCTTAGTCAAACAGGCCACCAAGTCCGGCAGCGGCAGCCCCTTTGCAGGCAATAGCCCAACGCAGGAAAGCGAGCAGGATGCTGGTTCTTTGAAAGATGTTTTTAAAGGGTTTGACCCCACAGCATCTCCATTTTGCCAGTAG